A window from Citrus sinensis cultivar Valencia sweet orange chromosome 5, DVS_A1.0, whole genome shotgun sequence encodes these proteins:
- the LOC102614611 gene encoding branched-chain-amino-acid aminotransferase 2, chloroplastic isoform X3 — MDWDNLGFGLTPADYMYTMKCSNDYFEKGRLSRYGKIELSPSSGVLNYGQGLFEGMKAYRKEDGQLILFRPDQNATRLQTGAERMCMPSPSIDQFIDAVKQTALANKRWVPPPGKGSLYIRPLLVGSGPILGLAPAPEYTFLVFASPVGNYFKEGLAPLNLYVEDEFHRATPGGAGGVKAISNYAPVLKAISRAKNRGFSDVLYLDSVNKKNLEEVSSCNIFILKGNIISTPATSGTILAGITRKSIIEIASDYGFQVEERTIPVDELLEADEVFCTGTAVVVAPVGSITYRGKRIEFKTGAQSVCRELYSTLVGIQTGLIKDNKGWTFEIN; from the exons ATGGACTGGGATAACCTTGGCTTTGGTCTTACACCAGCGGACTACATGTACACCATGAAATGTTCTAACGACTATTTTGAGAAAGGACGGCTGAGTCGCTATGGAAAGATTGAGTTGAGCCCTTCTTCAGGAGTCTTAAATTATGGGCAG GGACTCTTTGAAGGTATGAAAGCATACAGAAAGGAAGATGGGCAACTCATTCTCTTCCGTCCTGATCAAAATGCCACCCGCTTGCAAACTGGTGCCGAGAGAATGTGCATGCCTTCTCCCTCAATTGATCAATTCATTGACGCTGTTAAACAAACTGCTCTTGCCAATAAGCGTTGg gTTCCTCCTCCTGGGAAAGGGTCTTTGTACATAAGGCCTCTACTTGTCGGAAGTGGTCCTATATTAGGTTTGGCTCCGGCACCTGAGTACACATTCCTTGTATTTGCTTCTCCTGTTGGTAACTATTTCAAG GAGGGTTTGGCCCCCTTGAACTTGTACGTAGAGGATGAATTTCACCGTGCAACTCCTGGTGGAGCTGGAGGcgttaaagccatatctaacTATGCTCCA GTTCTGAAAGCAATAAGCAGAGCCAAAAACAGAGGATTTTCTGATGTCTTGTACCTAGACTCAGTGAATAAGAAAAATCTTGAGGAAGTATCTTCGTgtaacattttcattttaaag GGCAATATTATTTCCACTCCTGCTACAAGTGGAACCATTCTTGCAGGGATTACTAGGAAAAGCATAATTGAAATTGCTTCTGATTATGGTTTCCAG GTCGAGGAACGTACAATTCCAGTCGACGAATTGCTGGAGGCTGATGAAGTATTTTGCACAGGAACTGCAGTAGTCGTTGCTCCAGTAGGCAGCATAACATATCGTGGAAAAAG AATTGAATTCAAAACGGGAGCTCAATCTGTGTGTCGGGAACTATACTCGACCCTCGTCGGAATTCAAACAGGTCTCATTAAAGATAACAAGGGCTGGACATTTGAGATTAATTAG
- the LOC102614611 gene encoding branched-chain-amino-acid aminotransferase 2, chloroplastic isoform X2 — translation MMRPATMIRSACLRNFSQSLRSGDFCRYTSQAAASLQQVCEPSAYSDDESADHMDWDNLGFGLTPADYMYTMKCSNDYFEKGRLSRYGKIELSPSSGVLNYGQGLFEGMKAYRKEDGQLILFRPDQNATRLQTGAERMCMPSPSIDQFIDAVKQTALANKRWVPPPGKGSLYIRPLLVGSGPILGLAPAPEYTFLVFASPVGNYFKEGLAPLNLYVEDEFHRATPGGAGGVKAISNYAPVLKAISRAKNRGFSDVLYLDSVNKKNLEEVSSCNIFILKGNIISTPATSGTILAGITRKSIIEIASDYGFQVEERTIPVDELLEADEVFCTGTAVVVAPVGSITYRGKRIEFKTGAQSVCRELYSTLVGIQTGLIKDNKGWTFEIN, via the exons ATGATGAGGCCAGCAACAATGATTCGAAGCGCATGCTTACGAAATTTTAGTCAATCTTTGCGG TCTGGAGATTTCTGTAGATACACGTCCCAGGCTGCTGCTTCTCTGCAACAAGTTTGTGAACCATCTGCTTACAG CGACGATGAGAGTGCTGATCATATGGACTGGGATAACCTTGGCTTTGGTCTTACACCAGCGGACTACATGTACACCATGAAATGTTCTAACGACTATTTTGAGAAAGGACGGCTGAGTCGCTATGGAAAGATTGAGTTGAGCCCTTCTTCAGGAGTCTTAAATTATGGGCAG GGACTCTTTGAAGGTATGAAAGCATACAGAAAGGAAGATGGGCAACTCATTCTCTTCCGTCCTGATCAAAATGCCACCCGCTTGCAAACTGGTGCCGAGAGAATGTGCATGCCTTCTCCCTCAATTGATCAATTCATTGACGCTGTTAAACAAACTGCTCTTGCCAATAAGCGTTGg gTTCCTCCTCCTGGGAAAGGGTCTTTGTACATAAGGCCTCTACTTGTCGGAAGTGGTCCTATATTAGGTTTGGCTCCGGCACCTGAGTACACATTCCTTGTATTTGCTTCTCCTGTTGGTAACTATTTCAAG GAGGGTTTGGCCCCCTTGAACTTGTACGTAGAGGATGAATTTCACCGTGCAACTCCTGGTGGAGCTGGAGGcgttaaagccatatctaacTATGCTCCA GTTCTGAAAGCAATAAGCAGAGCCAAAAACAGAGGATTTTCTGATGTCTTGTACCTAGACTCAGTGAATAAGAAAAATCTTGAGGAAGTATCTTCGTgtaacattttcattttaaag GGCAATATTATTTCCACTCCTGCTACAAGTGGAACCATTCTTGCAGGGATTACTAGGAAAAGCATAATTGAAATTGCTTCTGATTATGGTTTCCAG GTCGAGGAACGTACAATTCCAGTCGACGAATTGCTGGAGGCTGATGAAGTATTTTGCACAGGAACTGCAGTAGTCGTTGCTCCAGTAGGCAGCATAACATATCGTGGAAAAAG AATTGAATTCAAAACGGGAGCTCAATCTGTGTGTCGGGAACTATACTCGACCCTCGTCGGAATTCAAACAGGTCTCATTAAAGATAACAAGGGCTGGACATTTGAGATTAATTAG
- the LOC102614611 gene encoding branched-chain-amino-acid aminotransferase 2, chloroplastic isoform X1 yields the protein MMRPATMIRSACLRNFSQSLRVGSAFLKSGDFCRYTSQAAASLQQVCEPSAYSDDESADHMDWDNLGFGLTPADYMYTMKCSNDYFEKGRLSRYGKIELSPSSGVLNYGQGLFEGMKAYRKEDGQLILFRPDQNATRLQTGAERMCMPSPSIDQFIDAVKQTALANKRWVPPPGKGSLYIRPLLVGSGPILGLAPAPEYTFLVFASPVGNYFKEGLAPLNLYVEDEFHRATPGGAGGVKAISNYAPVLKAISRAKNRGFSDVLYLDSVNKKNLEEVSSCNIFILKGNIISTPATSGTILAGITRKSIIEIASDYGFQVEERTIPVDELLEADEVFCTGTAVVVAPVGSITYRGKRIEFKTGAQSVCRELYSTLVGIQTGLIKDNKGWTFEIN from the exons ATGATGAGGCCAGCAACAATGATTCGAAGCGCATGCTTACGAAATTTTAGTCAATCTTTGCGGGTTGGTTCTGCTTTTCTCAAG TCTGGAGATTTCTGTAGATACACGTCCCAGGCTGCTGCTTCTCTGCAACAAGTTTGTGAACCATCTGCTTACAG CGACGATGAGAGTGCTGATCATATGGACTGGGATAACCTTGGCTTTGGTCTTACACCAGCGGACTACATGTACACCATGAAATGTTCTAACGACTATTTTGAGAAAGGACGGCTGAGTCGCTATGGAAAGATTGAGTTGAGCCCTTCTTCAGGAGTCTTAAATTATGGGCAG GGACTCTTTGAAGGTATGAAAGCATACAGAAAGGAAGATGGGCAACTCATTCTCTTCCGTCCTGATCAAAATGCCACCCGCTTGCAAACTGGTGCCGAGAGAATGTGCATGCCTTCTCCCTCAATTGATCAATTCATTGACGCTGTTAAACAAACTGCTCTTGCCAATAAGCGTTGg gTTCCTCCTCCTGGGAAAGGGTCTTTGTACATAAGGCCTCTACTTGTCGGAAGTGGTCCTATATTAGGTTTGGCTCCGGCACCTGAGTACACATTCCTTGTATTTGCTTCTCCTGTTGGTAACTATTTCAAG GAGGGTTTGGCCCCCTTGAACTTGTACGTAGAGGATGAATTTCACCGTGCAACTCCTGGTGGAGCTGGAGGcgttaaagccatatctaacTATGCTCCA GTTCTGAAAGCAATAAGCAGAGCCAAAAACAGAGGATTTTCTGATGTCTTGTACCTAGACTCAGTGAATAAGAAAAATCTTGAGGAAGTATCTTCGTgtaacattttcattttaaag GGCAATATTATTTCCACTCCTGCTACAAGTGGAACCATTCTTGCAGGGATTACTAGGAAAAGCATAATTGAAATTGCTTCTGATTATGGTTTCCAG GTCGAGGAACGTACAATTCCAGTCGACGAATTGCTGGAGGCTGATGAAGTATTTTGCACAGGAACTGCAGTAGTCGTTGCTCCAGTAGGCAGCATAACATATCGTGGAAAAAG AATTGAATTCAAAACGGGAGCTCAATCTGTGTGTCGGGAACTATACTCGACCCTCGTCGGAATTCAAACAGGTCTCATTAAAGATAACAAGGGCTGGACATTTGAGATTAATTAG
- the LOC102615117 gene encoding homeobox-leucine zipper protein HAT9-like has translation MEFDDSTCLGLGIQGALPQSDDHDHQKKNGKKLILKDDQLLPSLTLGRRSENTLKSATKEKESTDVLQQASCMSMSMSALSSISNSKGIRDHHEDEGGSPRKKLRLTKQQFATLEDTFKEHSTLSPKQKQGLAEKLNLRPRQVEVWFQNRRARSKLKQTEVECELLKRCCEKLKDENKRLQREVQELKSMKLSGAPLYMKLPAPTLTVCPSCDEKLDGGDGRDVYGDGYGDGDGSSTSRSSFTFGSKHLYNSFTHPSAFC, from the exons ATGGAGTTTGATGATAGTACATGTCTTGGTCTCGGGATCCAAGGGGCACTGCCACAATCTGATGATCATGATCATCAAAAAAAGAATGGTAAGAAACTAATCTTGAAAGACGATCAATTGTTACCATCTCTTACGTTAGGGCGCCGATCGGAAAATACGTTGAAATCAGCTACAAAAGAGAAGGAATCCACCGATGTGCTCCAACAGGCTTCTTGTATGAGTATGAGTATGAGTGCATTATCATCAATTTCTAATTCAAAGGGAATTAGGGATCATCATGAAGACGAAGGCGGCAGTCCGAGGAAGAAACTCAGACTTACCAAACAACAGTTCGCAACTTTAGAAGATACCTTCAAAGAGCACAGCACTCTCAGCCCC AAGCAAAAGCAAGGTCTAGCagaaaagttaaatctaaGGCCGCGGCAAGTAGAAGTTTGGTTCCAGAACAGAAGAGCCAG GAGTAAGTTGAAGCAGACAGAAGTAGAATGTGAGTTACTGAAGAGATGTTGTGAGAAACTTAAGGACGAAAATAAGAGGTTGCAGAGGGAGGTGCAAGAGCTTAAATCAATGAAATTATCAGGGGCACCTCTTTATATGAAGCTTCCTGCTCCCACTCTTACCGTATGCCCATCTTGTGATGAGAAGCTTGACGGTGGCGATGGCCGTGATGTTTATGGTGATGGTTATGGTGACGGTGATGGCTCCAGTACTAGTAGAAGTTCTTTCACTTTTGGATCAAAGCATCTTTACAATTCTTTCACCCACCCATCTGCATTTTGCTAG